In the genome of Treponema pedis, one region contains:
- a CDS encoding class I SAM-dependent methyltransferase, whose amino-acid sequence MSTENLLNGVEDTLYIPLAARIYASEKFPEFFYDEKALSLKRYIPIDDIKNNTTEYFYMASVCRQQTMDKKIIKFLETNAQSNVVFLGAGLETAYNRINNTTACFYQIDLPNVISTRKRVLGNADNEKLISGDMFTLDWIKEIDTSLPTMIVVAGVYQYFNENKIIQMIKEMKALILTGELVFDATNSAGLKLANKYVRKTGNTNAQMYFSVDNPKEFAHTTDTNLIAVDGFFDEALKQCEGLKLKTRMYMYFADKLHRTSVIHLKFN is encoded by the coding sequence ATGAGTACGGAAAATTTACTTAATGGTGTAGAGGACACCTTATACATTCCGCTTGCAGCAAGAATATATGCATCTGAAAAATTCCCCGAATTTTTTTATGATGAAAAAGCATTGTCGTTAAAACGGTATATACCGATAGATGATATAAAAAATAACACTACCGAATATTTTTATATGGCAAGTGTATGCAGACAGCAAACAATGGATAAAAAAATAATAAAGTTTCTTGAAACAAATGCTCAAAGCAATGTAGTGTTTTTAGGAGCCGGTTTGGAAACCGCTTATAATCGTATCAATAATACTACAGCCTGCTTTTATCAAATAGATTTACCTAATGTTATAAGCACCAGAAAAAGAGTATTGGGAAATGCGGATAATGAAAAATTGATTTCAGGAGATATGTTTACTCTTGATTGGATAAAAGAAATAGATACTTCATTGCCGACTATGATTGTTGTTGCAGGAGTATATCAGTACTTCAATGAAAATAAAATTATACAGATGATTAAGGAAATGAAGGCTTTAATTCTTACAGGCGAATTGGTATTTGATGCAACAAATTCCGCCGGATTAAAATTAGCTAATAAATATGTTAGAAAAACCGGTAACACCAATGCTCAAATGTATTTTAGTGTAGATAATCCGAAGGAATTTGCACATACTACCGATACAAACCTTATAGCTGTTGACGGATTTTTTGACGAAGCATTAAAACAGTGTGAAGGATTAAAATTAAAAACGCGAATGTATATGTATTTTGCCGACAAACTTCATAGAACATCGGTTATTCATT
- a CDS encoding DUF2271 domain-containing protein, protein MKKILLTVLIIFTALSANIFAEELNSRGKTISIHFDFTRKFGLASNQFAVWVENQKGVLVKNLFVTDFTAGKGWKKRPESLPLWRKAVKNIGIDGISSATPKSGKVELEWDIKDEVGEFVEKGTYTIFIEANIKWENSVLFTCEIKIDDTITIGEITEKISGKDYNKQTLITNVEIK, encoded by the coding sequence ATTTTTACGGCGCTTTCCGCAAATATATTTGCAGAGGAGTTAAACAGTCGGGGAAAAACAATAAGCATTCATTTCGATTTTACCAGAAAATTCGGACTGGCAAGCAACCAATTTGCCGTGTGGGTAGAAAACCAAAAAGGAGTACTCGTAAAAAATCTATTTGTTACCGATTTTACGGCAGGGAAAGGATGGAAAAAAAGACCTGAAAGCCTTCCTTTATGGAGAAAAGCCGTAAAAAATATCGGCATAGACGGAATAAGCAGTGCAACTCCTAAATCCGGAAAGGTTGAATTGGAATGGGATATCAAAGATGAGGTCGGAGAATTCGTAGAAAAGGGAACCTATACAATATTTATTGAAGCAAATATAAAATGGGAAAATTCCGTGTTATTTACCTGCGAGATAAAAATAGATGATACGATAACAATCGGTGAAATTACGGAAAAAATATCGGGCAAAGATTATAACAAACAAACCCTGATAACTAATGTAGAGATAAAATAA